A section of the Synechococcus sp. MU1617 genome encodes:
- the rplD gene encoding 50S ribosomal protein L4, which yields MASCVVRDWQGKEAGKATLDLKVAKETTAVDLMHRAVLRQQAHARQGTASTLTRSEVRGGGRKPYKQKGTGRARQGSIRTPLKPGGGIIFGPKPRTYNLAMNRKERRLALRTALMARIDDVTVVKDFATALEAPKTREITDALGRLGVAAGSKVLIVLTNPSDVVRRSVRNLEKVKLISADQLNVFDLLHANALVLGEEALATIQEVYGDD from the coding sequence ATGGCCAGTTGTGTCGTTCGTGATTGGCAGGGCAAGGAAGCCGGTAAGGCAACCCTGGACCTGAAGGTGGCCAAAGAGACCACCGCCGTTGATCTCATGCATCGGGCTGTTCTGCGTCAGCAGGCCCATGCACGCCAAGGAACCGCCAGCACCCTCACCCGCTCAGAAGTGCGCGGTGGTGGTCGCAAGCCCTACAAGCAGAAAGGAACTGGTCGGGCCCGTCAGGGATCGATCCGGACTCCCCTGAAGCCCGGCGGCGGCATCATCTTTGGACCCAAGCCCCGCACGTACAACCTTGCGATGAACCGCAAGGAGCGTCGTCTGGCCCTGCGCACTGCGCTGATGGCTCGCATTGACGATGTGACCGTCGTGAAGGACTTCGCTACTGCGCTGGAGGCCCCCAAGACCCGTGAGATCACGGACGCCTTGGGACGCCTCGGTGTCGCGGCCGGCTCCAAAGTGCTCATCGTTCTGACGAACCCCTCCGATGTTGTCCGCCGTTCCGTGCGCAACCTGGAGAAAGTCAAGTTGATCTCCGCAGATCAGCTGAACGTCTTCGACCTGCTCCACGCCAATGCATTGGTGCTGGGCGAGGAAGCTCTCGCAACCATCCAGGAGGTCTACGGCGATGACTGA
- a CDS encoding 50S ribosomal protein L23 yields MTERFQGRLADVIRRPLITEKATRALEINQYTFEVDHRAAKPDIKAAIEQLFDVKVTGISTMNPPRRSRRMGRFAGKRAQVKKAVVRLAEGNSIQLFPES; encoded by the coding sequence ATGACTGAACGTTTCCAAGGACGCCTGGCGGATGTGATCCGCCGTCCCCTGATCACCGAGAAGGCCACCCGCGCCCTCGAAATCAACCAGTACACCTTCGAGGTAGACCACCGCGCCGCGAAGCCCGACATCAAGGCCGCCATTGAGCAGCTCTTCGATGTGAAGGTCACCGGCATCAGCACCATGAATCCCCCGCGACGCTCCCGTCGCATGGGTCGCTTCGCCGGCAAACGTGCCCAGGTGAAGAAAGCCGTGGTGCGCCTGGCGGAGGGCAACTCGATCCAACTCTTCCCTGAGTCCTGA